The proteins below come from a single Procambarus clarkii isolate CNS0578487 chromosome 54, FALCON_Pclarkii_2.0, whole genome shotgun sequence genomic window:
- the LOC138352767 gene encoding uncharacterized protein, with protein sequence MRYVRLSDTNHQYLQAPVPTSTSTYKHQYLQAPVPTSTSTYKHQYLQASVPTSTSTFTKHQYLQAPVPSRSTSTFTKLQYLQAPVPTSTSTYKHQYLHQAPVPTSTSTYKHQYLQASVPSPSSTTITHHQYLQAPVPTSTSTYKHQYLQAPVPTSISTFTKLHYHHPSPVPTSTSTYKHQYLQEPVPTSTSTYKHQYLQAPVPTSTSTYKHQYLQAPVPSPSTSTYKHQYHHEAPVPSPSSSTYKHQYLQAPVPSPSSSTYKHQYLQAPVPTSISTFTKLHYHHPSPVPTSTSTYKHQYLQAPVPTSTSTYKHQYLHQAPLPSPITSTYKHQYLQASVPTRTSTYKHQYLQAPVPTSTSTYKHQYLQAPVPPSTSTYKHQYLQAPVPPSTSTYKHQYLQAPVPTSTSTYKHQYLQAPVPSSISTYKHQYLQAPVPSSTSTYKHQYLQAPVPTSTSTYKHQYLQAPVPTSTSTYKHQYLQEPVPTSTSTYKHQYLQAPVPTSTST encoded by the coding sequence CTATGTGAGACTTAGTGATACCAATCACCAGTACCTACAAGCACCAGTACCTACAAGCACCAGTACCTACAAGCACCAGTACCTACAAGCACCAGTACCTACAAGCACCAGTACCTACAAGCACCAGTACCTACAAGCATCAGTACCTACAAGCACCAGTACCTTCACCAAGCACCAGTACCTACAAGCACCAGTACCATCACGAAGCACCAGTACCTTCACCAAGCTCCAGTACCTACAAGCACCAGTACCTACAAGCACCAGTACCTACAAGCACCAGTACCTTCACCAAGCTCCAGTACCTACAAGCACCAGTACCTACAAGCACCAGTACCTACAAGCATCAGTACCTTCACCAagctccactaccatcacccatcaccagtACCTACAAGCACCAGTACCTACAAGCACCAGTACCTACAAGCACCAGTACCTACAAGCACCAGTACCTACAAGCATCAGTACCTTCACCAagctccactaccatcacccatcaccagtACCTACAAGCACCAGTACCTACAAGCATCAGTACCTACAAGAACCAGTACCTACAAGCACCAGTACCTACAAGCACCAGTACCTACAAGCACCAGTACCTACAAGCACCAGTACCTACAAGCATCAGTACCTACAAGCACCAGTACCTTCACCAAGCACCAGTACCTACAAGCACCAGTACCATCACGAAGCACCAGTACCTTCACCAAGCTCCAGTACCTACAAGCACCAGTACCTACAAGCACCAGTACCTTCACCAAGCTCCAGTACCTACAAGCACCAGTACCTACAAGCACCAGTACCTACAAGCATCAGTACCTTCACCAagctccactaccatcacccatcaccagtACCTACAAGCACCAGTACCTACAAGCACCAGTACCTACAAGCACCAGTACCTACAAGCACCAGTACCTACAAGCATCAGTACCTTCACCAagctccactaccatcacccatcaccagtACCTACAAGCACCAGTACCTACAAGCATCAGTACCTACAAGAACCAGTACCTACAAGCACCAGTACCTACAAGCACCAGTACCTACAAGCACCAGTACCTACAAGCACCAGTACCTACAAGCACCAGTACCGCCAAGCACCAGTACCTACAAGCACCAGTACCTACAAGCACCAGTACCTCCAAGCACCAGTACCTACAAGCACCAGTACCTACAAGCACCAGTACCTACAAGCACCAGTACCTACAAGCACCAGTACCTACAAGCACCAGTACCTTCAAGCATCAGTACCTACAAGCACCAGTACCTACAAGCACCAGTACCTTCAAGCACCAGTACCTACAAGCACCAGTACCTACAAGCACCAGTACCTACAAGCACCAGTACCTACAAGCACCAGTACCTACAAGCACCAGTACCTACAAGCACCAGTACCTACAAGCATCAGTACCTACAAGAACCAGTACCTACAAGCACCAGTACCTACAAGCACCAGTACCTACAAGCACCAGTACCTACAAGCACCAGTACCTAG